The Listeria sp. PSOL-1 genome includes a region encoding these proteins:
- the sdaAB gene encoding L-serine ammonia-lyase, iron-sulfur-dependent subunit beta translates to MKFNSVFDIIGPVMIGPSSSHTAGASTIGKIARDVFRETPTQVDIHLYGSFAKTYKGHGTDVALIGGLLGFEPDDPRMKDSPALAKKWGIHIQFIEELEEAPHPNTVKLVLKNGMKQTTLVGASIGGGKVEIVRLNDFELDFTGTLPAILILHQDRYGIIASVSALIARHEINIGQMKVSRKTKGNEALMVIEVDQVVDQSLLDQISEIQGVYQVASIVI, encoded by the coding sequence ATGAAATTTAACAGCGTCTTTGATATCATTGGTCCAGTGATGATTGGTCCATCCAGTTCGCATACAGCTGGAGCAAGTACGATAGGCAAAATCGCTCGTGATGTTTTTAGAGAAACGCCAACACAAGTAGATATCCATTTGTATGGCTCATTCGCTAAAACGTATAAAGGTCATGGTACGGATGTCGCTTTGATTGGTGGTTTACTTGGTTTTGAGCCAGATGATCCACGGATGAAAGATTCCCCTGCATTAGCCAAAAAATGGGGGATACATATTCAATTTATTGAAGAACTAGAAGAAGCGCCTCACCCAAATACCGTAAAATTAGTTTTAAAAAATGGAATGAAGCAAACCACCCTTGTTGGAGCCTCTATTGGTGGTGGAAAAGTCGAGATTGTTCGGTTAAATGATTTTGAACTCGACTTTACGGGAACATTGCCTGCGATTTTAATTTTACATCAGGACCGATATGGCATTATCGCTTCTGTATCCGCTTTGATCGCGCGCCATGAGATCAACATCGGGCAGATGAAAGTTTCACGTAAAACAAAAGGGAACGAAGCATTAATGGTCATTGAAGTGGATCAAGTTGTGGATCAATCATTGTTAGATCAAATTAGCGAAATTCAAGGTGTTTATCAAGTAGCTAGCATTGTCATTTAA